The following coding sequences lie in one Bacteroides helcogenes P 36-108 genomic window:
- a CDS encoding glycoside hydrolase family 18 → MKLTFLVYIYWFALIFTSCSAWTDTEREVFPEQETIDRIIPFLEAQSEEDLMPSERAYYRKLREEYRPSPHVKGFGWFGNWTGKGTNEQNYLKCLPDSVDFVSLWGARGNFSPEQKADLKFFQNVKGGKALLCWIIQDIGSAITPEGKNPTQYWVQELGGGDRLKGVEAYANAIADTIIKFNLDGFDIDYEPGYGHSGTLADNQSIGETSGNIAMYRFIKTLYDRFKVHKKETGKDMLLVMDGQPDKCNMETSKMIDHYIYQAYWESSTNQVISKITKPHLTDWERKTIITVEFERGWRTGGISHFRSVRPDLNGEEGTQILDYATLDLLSGLRIGGIGTYHMEYDYKNDPPYKWLRKALYYGNQKYPGKYQ, encoded by the coding sequence ATGAAATTGACGTTTTTAGTATATATATATTGGTTCGCTTTGATTTTTACCAGTTGCTCGGCCTGGACAGATACCGAACGCGAAGTATTTCCTGAACAGGAAACTATTGACCGGATTATTCCTTTTTTAGAAGCACAGTCAGAGGAAGACCTGATGCCTTCTGAACGTGCTTATTATCGTAAACTGAGAGAAGAGTATCGCCCGTCTCCTCATGTGAAAGGATTCGGATGGTTCGGAAACTGGACTGGTAAAGGAACCAATGAACAGAATTATTTGAAATGCCTGCCAGATAGTGTTGATTTTGTTTCCTTATGGGGAGCTCGTGGAAACTTTTCTCCCGAGCAGAAAGCCGATTTAAAGTTTTTTCAAAACGTGAAAGGAGGTAAGGCTTTATTATGCTGGATTATTCAGGATATTGGCTCAGCCATTACTCCGGAAGGAAAAAATCCTACTCAATATTGGGTACAGGAATTGGGAGGTGGTGACCGCTTGAAAGGTGTCGAAGCTTATGCGAATGCCATTGCCGATACCATTATCAAATTCAACTTAGATGGTTTCGATATTGATTATGAACCAGGATACGGACATAGTGGAACTTTGGCAGATAATCAGTCTATTGGCGAGACATCAGGTAATATTGCTATGTATCGCTTCATTAAAACACTTTATGACCGCTTCAAAGTTCATAAAAAAGAAACTGGTAAAGACATGTTGCTGGTAATGGATGGACAGCCGGATAAATGTAACATGGAAACTTCAAAGATGATAGATCACTATATCTATCAGGCTTATTGGGAATCTTCAACAAACCAAGTTATAAGTAAGATTACGAAACCACACCTTACAGATTGGGAACGTAAGACAATCATTACTGTAGAGTTTGAACGAGGTTGGAGGACAGGAGGAATTTCTCACTTCCGTAGTGTGCGCCCGGATTTGAATGGGGAAGAAGGAACGCAGATTTTGGATTATGCAACATTGGATTTACTCAGTGGTTTGCGTATCGGTGGTATCGGAACTTACCATATGGAATATGATTACAAGAATGATCCTCCCTATAAGTGGTTGCGCAAAGCTTTATATTATGGAAATCAAAAATATCCGGGGAAATATCAATAA
- a CDS encoding SusD/RagB family nutrient-binding outer membrane lipoprotein, translating to MKIKKYLLLLASCGILTAGCDDYVNINKSTTGVTDEELEAGGLIYGTQLMEMQQRVVPIGSPTSTTGPGNDLAVTDVMSSGQYVGYFGMNNNWKMSTEATWDFTDNRMHYAYEQLYMKVYQPWVQIYQKIGTSEDMEKQEIMSIFNIVRVAGWLRATDCFGPIVYSNAGKGSLAPNPDKQEDVYKYMLKDLEACVNTLNKSASKIMPKYDLIYNGEPAKWVKFANSLMLRMAIRMRYVAPDLAKEYAIKALDSRNGGVIETKADEAKIGSSPKLPLLNSLIATIDYKENRMGATAWAYLKGYKDPRIEKYYTKGRAYGEEDYFAIAPGNAETKGEGENTAEFASAPKVTNSDPLYWFRASEVFFLKAEAALFKLIEGDAQALYEAGVKMSMDEWGINSDAASAYLNNGDGLPAEITVYNYYYATWGNSYSSNIQEGNVSPKWDAAAGTEKKLQQIITQKYIALYPNGVEAWTEYRRTGYPYLMRLYDTTFPNKIGAEATARTPERFKFSADEYKGNEEGMRQTTTLLGGPDKGSTKLWWVRSDRPVQR from the coding sequence ATGAAAATAAAGAAATATTTATTATTGCTTGCCTCTTGCGGAATCTTGACTGCGGGTTGTGATGATTATGTAAATATCAATAAAAGTACTACCGGAGTAACAGATGAAGAATTGGAAGCCGGTGGTCTTATCTATGGCACTCAGTTAATGGAAATGCAGCAACGTGTTGTTCCTATCGGTTCACCTACCAGTACAACAGGACCGGGTAATGACTTAGCTGTGACAGATGTGATGTCATCCGGACAATATGTAGGTTACTTCGGCATGAACAATAATTGGAAGATGAGTACGGAAGCCACTTGGGATTTCACAGACAACCGGATGCACTATGCTTACGAACAGCTTTACATGAAAGTATATCAGCCTTGGGTGCAGATCTATCAAAAGATCGGAACTAGTGAAGATATGGAAAAGCAGGAAATTATGTCAATATTCAACATTGTGCGCGTTGCGGGTTGGCTACGTGCTACCGACTGCTTCGGACCTATTGTTTATTCTAATGCCGGGAAGGGCTCATTGGCTCCGAATCCGGATAAGCAGGAAGATGTGTATAAGTATATGTTAAAGGATTTGGAGGCTTGTGTCAACACATTGAATAAATCCGCTTCGAAAATTATGCCGAAGTACGACTTGATATATAATGGAGAACCTGCCAAGTGGGTGAAGTTTGCCAACTCACTGATGCTCCGAATGGCTATACGTATGCGTTATGTAGCACCGGATTTGGCTAAAGAATATGCAATCAAAGCATTGGATTCACGCAATGGTGGTGTAATTGAAACGAAAGCTGATGAAGCTAAGATTGGTAGTTCCCCAAAACTTCCTTTGCTAAACTCTTTGATTGCCACCATCGATTATAAAGAGAATCGCATGGGTGCTACTGCATGGGCTTATTTGAAGGGCTATAAAGACCCTCGTATTGAGAAGTATTATACCAAAGGAAGGGCTTATGGTGAAGAGGACTATTTTGCTATTGCTCCGGGAAATGCGGAAACTAAGGGTGAAGGGGAAAATACGGCGGAGTTTGCCTCTGCTCCGAAAGTTACCAACAGTGATCCTCTTTATTGGTTTAGAGCTTCTGAGGTGTTCTTTTTGAAAGCAGAGGCAGCTTTGTTCAAGCTGATTGAAGGAGATGCACAGGCATTGTATGAAGCTGGTGTAAAAATGTCGATGGATGAGTGGGGGATCAATTCAGATGCCGCTTCGGCTTATTTGAATAATGGAGATGGGCTTCCTGCTGAGATAACTGTTTATAACTATTATTATGCTACTTGGGGGAATTCGTATTCTTCCAATATTCAAGAAGGCAATGTTTCTCCGAAGTGGGATGCTGCTGCCGGAACCGAGAAAAAACTACAACAGATTATAACTCAAAAGTACATTGCTTTGTATCCCAATGGAGTGGAAGCTTGGACGGAATATCGTCGTACGGGCTATCCTTACCTGATGAGATTGTATGATACAACCTTCCCCAATAAGATTGGTGCGGAAGCTACTGCCCGTACTCCGGAGCGCTTTAAATTTTCAGCCGATGAATATAAAGGAAATGAAGAAGGTATGCGACAGACTACTACCTTGCTGGGAGGACCGGATAAAGGTAGTACCAAACTCTGGTGGGTACGTTCCGATAGACCTGTGCAAAGATAA
- a CDS encoding SusC/RagA family TonB-linked outer membrane protein has product MEKSLKNKCLCFLFLMLAVPMATIASAQEQKVSLEFTNAPLAKVLEEIGRQTSMSVVYNVEDVSGVDHVTVTAKDENVSKVLSQVLKGVTVTYSIVNNHIILSKSERIAHVQSDQNVKVKGNVKDVNGEPLIGVSILVRGTANGTVTDINGNFSLQVPKGSVLEISYVGYVTQTVTITGTTPVNILMKEDSEQLDEVVVTALGIKRSEKALSYNIQKVGGDELTTIKDANFMNSLNGKVAGVNIQRSASGIGGSTRVVMRGNKSIAGDNNVLYVVDGVPIGNQANREGDGSTFDSKASSEGIANFNPDDIESISVLTGPSAAALYGASAANGVILINTKKGKEGVLRVNVASSIELSNPFVLPKFQNIYGNVDGSYFSWGNRLENPATWEPKDFYQTGTMFTNSFNLSVGSEKNQTYVSGAAVNSNGIVENNKYNRYNITFRNTAKFLKDKLTVDFSASYVREYYNNMISSGVYFNPIVGIYLYPRGMNFEGEKYFERYDKELGYNVQNWSPGSMGVEAQNPYWIAYRNVRPETKDRYMFYGNLKYDITDYLNVSGRFRLDNTYSEKEDKRYASTTSTFAKTNGRYAYSNESFRQKYADIMVNFDKQFAEIYHATVNVGASFEEYDTKGHGYGGDLLLIPNKFTYGNVNPAVATVSETGGDSRKRNFATFASAELSWKSAVYLTLTGRADRPSQLVNSKNEWIFYPSVGVSAILTELISPELRESISPVLGFLKLRASFTEVGSPISFTGLTPGTITHKLENGTVAPFEYYPLSDFKAERTRSYEIGIDSRWFNNTLTLGFTYYHSNTYNQLLKADLPGTSGYKYLYVQAGDVQNRGLELTLGYDQTFGDFNYNTTFTATTNKNKLKKLPTDAVNPLTGQPLDLSDIKIGRFRLREDGEIGTLYADRRVERNEEGYVAYTPGQAITTETTTPYKLGTVNPKWNLGWRHGLGYKGFNANVLFTARIGGNVISKTQAYLDRFGVSEASALAREQGYMMLGNIKMQPEDYYTTIQDLDAYYVYSATNVRLREASIGYTFPDKWFGNVVKGVNLSVYATNLWMIYNKAPFDPELTASTGTFGQGYDYFMLPSNRTYGFSLKFAF; this is encoded by the coding sequence ATGGAGAAATCACTGAAAAACAAATGCCTTTGTTTTCTATTCTTAATGTTAGCTGTGCCGATGGCTACCATAGCTTCTGCCCAGGAACAAAAGGTTAGTTTGGAGTTTACTAATGCTCCTTTGGCTAAGGTTTTGGAGGAAATCGGACGACAAACATCCATGTCCGTAGTGTATAACGTAGAAGATGTATCTGGGGTGGATCATGTAACCGTGACTGCTAAAGATGAGAATGTATCAAAAGTTCTTTCTCAAGTGTTGAAAGGTGTAACAGTTACTTATTCGATTGTAAATAATCACATTATTTTGTCGAAGTCGGAACGGATTGCTCATGTTCAATCAGATCAGAATGTGAAAGTTAAAGGGAATGTAAAAGACGTTAACGGAGAGCCTTTGATTGGTGTAAGTATCTTGGTGAGGGGTACTGCCAATGGTACTGTAACCGATATCAATGGTAATTTCAGTTTGCAAGTACCTAAAGGTTCTGTGCTTGAAATTAGTTATGTAGGTTATGTTACACAGACGGTTACCATTACGGGAACTACTCCTGTGAATATCTTGATGAAAGAGGATAGTGAGCAACTAGATGAGGTTGTTGTAACGGCGTTGGGTATAAAACGTTCAGAGAAAGCACTTTCTTATAATATTCAGAAAGTGGGAGGTGATGAACTGACTACCATTAAAGATGCCAACTTTATGAATAGCTTGAATGGTAAGGTAGCCGGTGTAAACATTCAGCGTAGTGCTTCAGGGATCGGTGGTAGCACGCGTGTCGTAATGCGGGGTAACAAATCCATCGCCGGTGATAATAACGTTCTTTATGTGGTAGATGGTGTACCCATCGGAAATCAAGCCAACCGTGAAGGAGATGGTAGCACTTTTGACAGCAAGGCATCCAGTGAAGGCATTGCCAATTTTAATCCGGATGATATTGAAAGCATTTCTGTATTGACCGGCCCATCGGCCGCTGCTCTTTATGGTGCCAGTGCTGCAAACGGTGTTATCTTGATTAATACGAAAAAAGGTAAAGAAGGGGTATTGCGCGTGAATGTGGCTTCTTCAATAGAGCTTTCTAATCCTTTTGTGTTGCCTAAGTTTCAGAATATATATGGAAATGTAGATGGAAGCTATTTTTCTTGGGGAAATAGATTGGAGAATCCGGCTACTTGGGAGCCGAAAGATTTCTATCAAACAGGAACAATGTTTACCAATTCGTTCAATCTTTCTGTTGGTTCAGAGAAAAACCAGACTTATGTGTCCGGTGCTGCTGTCAACTCAAATGGGATAGTGGAAAACAATAAGTATAACCGTTATAATATTACTTTTCGTAATACGGCTAAGTTCTTGAAAGATAAACTGACTGTGGATTTTTCTGCCAGCTATGTACGAGAGTATTACAACAATATGATTTCCTCAGGTGTCTATTTCAATCCTATTGTAGGTATTTATCTTTATCCACGTGGTATGAATTTTGAAGGAGAAAAGTATTTTGAACGATATGATAAGGAATTGGGCTATAATGTACAGAACTGGTCTCCGGGATCTATGGGGGTAGAAGCACAAAATCCATATTGGATAGCCTATCGCAATGTACGCCCTGAAACAAAAGACCGCTATATGTTTTATGGTAATTTAAAATACGATATTACCGACTATCTAAATGTTTCTGGCCGTTTCCGCTTGGATAATACTTATTCAGAGAAAGAAGACAAACGTTATGCTTCTACAACCAGCACTTTTGCCAAGACAAATGGTCGTTATGCTTATTCCAATGAATCTTTTCGTCAGAAGTATGCGGATATTATGGTGAATTTTGACAAGCAATTTGCTGAAATTTATCATGCTACAGTCAATGTAGGCGCCTCTTTTGAAGAATATGACACAAAAGGCCATGGCTATGGAGGAGACCTTCTGTTGATACCCAATAAGTTTACTTATGGAAATGTGAATCCCGCTGTTGCTACTGTATCTGAAACTGGTGGGGATAGCCGTAAGCGTAATTTTGCTACTTTTGCTTCCGCAGAGCTTTCTTGGAAGTCTGCCGTTTATCTTACTCTTACAGGACGTGCTGATCGACCTTCACAGTTGGTTAATAGCAAGAATGAGTGGATCTTCTATCCCTCTGTAGGTGTATCAGCCATTTTGACAGAATTGATTTCTCCGGAACTTCGCGAAAGCATATCTCCGGTGTTGGGGTTCTTAAAGTTAAGAGCTTCTTTTACAGAAGTTGGTTCTCCGATTTCGTTTACGGGTCTTACACCAGGAACCATTACCCATAAATTGGAAAATGGTACAGTAGCTCCATTCGAGTATTATCCACTCTCGGACTTTAAAGCAGAACGTACCCGTTCTTATGAAATAGGTATTGATAGCCGTTGGTTCAACAATACTTTGACTTTGGGCTTTACATATTATCATTCTAATACATATAATCAGTTGTTGAAGGCAGATTTGCCGGGTACCAGTGGGTATAAATATTTGTATGTACAAGCCGGTGATGTACAAAATAGAGGTTTGGAGTTGACATTGGGTTATGATCAGACATTTGGCGATTTTAATTACAATACTACATTTACTGCCACAACAAATAAGAATAAACTGAAGAAGTTGCCGACTGATGCGGTCAATCCGCTTACGGGGCAGCCTTTGGATTTGAGTGATATTAAGATAGGCCGTTTTCGTTTGCGTGAAGACGGAGAGATTGGAACTTTGTACGCCGATCGCCGTGTGGAAAGAAATGAAGAAGGATATGTTGCTTATACACCCGGACAAGCTATTACTACCGAAACAACAACACCATATAAATTAGGTACGGTAAATCCGAAGTGGAACTTGGGGTGGAGACATGGTTTGGGTTATAAAGGATTTAATGCCAATGTATTATTCACGGCTCGTATTGGTGGAAACGTGATTTCTAAGACACAAGCTTATCTGGATAGATTCGGTGTGTCTGAAGCATCTGCCCTTGCGCGTGAACAAGGTTATATGATGTTGGGAAATATTAAGATGCAGCCGGAAGATTATTATACCACCATTCAGGATTTGGATGCTTATTATGTATATTCTGCTACCAATGTTCGCTTGCGGGAAGCAAGTATTGGTTATACATTCCCTGATAAATGGTTTGGTAACGTAGTGAAAGGTGTTAATCTCTCTGTTTATGCTACGAACCTTTGGATGATTTATAATAAGGCTCCGTTCGATCCGGAACTGACAGCTTCAACAGGGACATTTGGTCAAGGATATGACTACTTTATGTTGCCGAGTAATCGTACTTACGGATTTAGTTTGAAGTTCGCTTTCTAA
- a CDS encoding FecR domain-containing protein — protein MEETILLSYLNGELSDQESEEVEEWVDRSDENHRLLEQVYYTLTLAQRSEAYEAADVEAALNTFRSRVDKKNMVASVKRTSSERMRLLWQRYGGTAAAFLGGLILAVGVLMGVYGEDSHYEVSTAMGQRARVILPDGTSVWLNSSTQLSYESGWLSRERKAYLKGEAYFEVKRNVLKPFVVSSQGVRTQVLGTKFNVRARESEHKVATTLLSGSVQMYCGGQTDARQVLKPGETMVVDTEKGISELYAYNCPEEVLLWIKGDLCFTACPLGKIAESLSKVYNVKFTFSDSQLKEKRFTCLFKTDSSLEEILSTLALTQHFSYSISDTSIRIFSFQKE, from the coding sequence ATGGAAGAAACTATATTACTTTCCTATTTAAATGGTGAACTTTCAGATCAGGAGAGTGAAGAGGTGGAAGAATGGGTGGATCGGTCAGATGAGAATCATCGGCTATTGGAGCAGGTGTATTATACGCTGACTCTGGCTCAACGCTCTGAAGCATATGAAGCGGCTGATGTGGAGGCTGCTTTGAATACATTCCGTAGTCGGGTAGATAAAAAGAATATGGTAGCCTCTGTGAAACGGACTTCATCGGAACGGATGCGTCTGTTGTGGCAACGCTATGGTGGTACTGCCGCAGCTTTTCTCGGCGGATTGATATTGGCTGTCGGGGTGTTGATGGGTGTATATGGTGAAGATTCACATTATGAAGTTAGCACAGCCATGGGGCAGCGTGCACGGGTAATTTTGCCTGATGGAACATCTGTCTGGCTCAATTCATCCACGCAATTGTCGTATGAGTCAGGTTGGTTGAGCAGAGAGCGAAAGGCTTATCTGAAGGGTGAGGCTTACTTCGAGGTGAAGCGGAATGTGCTCAAGCCTTTTGTGGTGAGTAGTCAGGGTGTTCGTACACAGGTATTGGGTACAAAATTCAATGTACGTGCGCGTGAGAGTGAACATAAGGTAGCCACTACCCTGTTAAGTGGGTCAGTGCAGATGTATTGTGGGGGACAGACTGATGCAAGGCAAGTGTTGAAACCTGGAGAGACAATGGTGGTGGATACAGAGAAGGGTATTTCCGAACTTTATGCTTATAATTGTCCGGAAGAGGTACTGCTTTGGATCAAGGGGGATCTGTGCTTTACCGCTTGCCCATTGGGGAAAATTGCAGAAAGTCTGTCTAAAGTTTATAACGTGAAGTTTACGTTCAGTGATTCTCAATTGAAGGAAAAACGTTTTACTTGTCTGTTTAAGACCGATTCCTCACTGGAGGAGATATTGAGTACCCTTGCTTTGACCCAACATTTTAGTTATAGTATATCAGATACATCTATCCGGATATTTTCATTTCAAAAGGAGTAA
- a CDS encoding RNA polymerase sigma-70 factor, protein MENNALTTQAIKCGDRTAFEVFYRFYYKGLCAFASQYIPLVEAEEIVQDTMLWIWENRESLDTSLSLKSFLFTIVKNKALNHLTHEEIRRKVHQSIAKKYQEEFESPDFYLNNELFLLYRTALAKLPPEFRLVFEMNRKEHLTHKEIARQLNISPQTVNYRIGQVLKILRTELKDYLPLLLTLLPHL, encoded by the coding sequence ATGGAGAATAATGCCCTAACTACCCAAGCGATAAAATGCGGTGACCGGACTGCCTTTGAAGTTTTTTATCGTTTCTATTACAAAGGGTTATGTGCCTTTGCTTCTCAGTATATTCCTTTGGTTGAAGCTGAGGAAATTGTACAAGACACCATGCTGTGGATATGGGAAAACCGCGAAAGTCTCGACACTTCCCTCTCCTTAAAGAGTTTTTTATTCACCATAGTAAAGAACAAGGCTTTAAACCACCTCACCCACGAAGAGATTCGGCGCAAAGTACATCAATCCATTGCCAAGAAATATCAAGAGGAATTCGAATCTCCCGACTTCTACCTCAACAATGAGTTATTTCTGCTTTATCGCACGGCACTTGCCAAACTGCCACCCGAGTTCCGACTTGTCTTTGAAATGAATCGCAAAGAACACCTTACCCACAAAGAGATAGCCCGACAGTTGAATATCTCTCCACAAACCGTGAACTACCGCATCGGACAGGTTCTAAAGATACTGCGTACAGAGTTAAAAGATTATCTACCACTATTGCTGACACTGCTTCCCCATCTCTAA